TTGTGAAGTGGATTTCGCTATTGATAATTCATGGCCAGATACTTGTCGCATCATGGCCAATGTTCCCAATGGTTTTAAAAGAAGGAGAAAAGCaacaccaccaccatcaccactaATTTCCCTTCGCATACATTCACGAGCTAAAAAGACAGTAATCGATTTGTCCATAAAAGAAAATTGCGCGCCTCTTGTTCATTTCTTTTCAATTATATTACCCCGCTGACTATAAACTATGTAGCTTCGTATATTCAACGTTAACTAGGTGCCTCGTGGTTCGATTGCAACTAAAAAGATACTCTGTTTCCTCGTAAGAAAACCAAATACTAGCATATCTTTATAGCCATTAAGATGTTACACTATATTTAGGTCACGGGAATGTCCATCTAGTTGGTTAACAAGAAATTGATTGCATATAGTCAATCGGTTTTCACCTCAAACCATGGTTAGAGGTCATAATTTAGTACATGTTGCTTTGTTCTTCCGTGGATTTTACCCTAGTTTAATCACATGCGGCTGCTCTCCTTTTGTGTGTAAATAAACAATGATACCAACTCTGAAACAACAATAATAAGCAAAGCAAAAGGGCCttgcaagaagaagaagatataTAATTCCTTAAATAAAGAGAATGATGAAAAAAGGTGAGATGGGCGTGTGGTTAGATTGGCCTGCTGTACACATGGCGCGCGCCCATTTGAAGCCGAAGATTACACCTCATCACCGCCTTATCGCACCACCCTATCTCTTACATGTCAGCTCTCAGCAGCagctgctctgctctgctctgctGCATATACACCGCTCCCTCTCCGTTCCCCCGAACTCTTCGCTCCCGTTCCGCGCTGTCCGTCTCACACAGGATGGCGTCCGCCATGGAGCTCTCCCTCCTCAACCCCGCAATGCACCACCACGGCATCGCGGCCAAGACGGCCTCCCACCTCCCTGTTCTCCCCGCGCGCCGGGGCGCCGTCCGCTTCCGCGTGAgggccgccgccgcggcgccgccTGCACCCGCCGCGAAGCCCGGCTCGCCCAAGAAGCGGGGCAAGACGGAGGTCAACGAGTCGCTGCTCACGCCGCGCTTCTACACCACGGACTTCGACGAGATGGAGCAGCTGTTCAACGCCGAGATTAACAAGCAGCTCAACCAGGACGAGTTCGACGCGCTGCTGCAGGAGTTCAAGACGGACTACAACCAGACCCACTTCATCCGCAACCCCGAGTTCAAGGAGGCCGCCGACAAGATGCAGGGCCCGCTCCGCCAGATCTTCGTCGAGTTCCTCGAGCGCTCCTGCACCGCCGAGTTCTCCGGGTTCCTCCTCTACAAGGAGCTCGGCCGCAGGCTCAAGGTTCGTGTaccacttcttcttcttctctgctCTTGCATGtgggcatttcgtcgagcagctGGTGGGTGTGCGCTGATGCCCGCGTTTCCTTTTTCAGAAAACCAACCCGGTGGTGGCTGAGATCTTCTCGCTCATGTCCAGGGACGAGGCCAGGCACGCTGGGTATGTAATTCCGCTCTTATTCCCATCAATACAACGCAATACAATACAATTCGATTGGGCGTAGTCAGAACCCAAATGCATTGACTATGACCAGAAATGCCTTCTTCTCTCATGTAAAAAGTTTAAGCTTCAACTCAATTTCGCAAGAATTATCAACTAttcatccgttcctaaatataagtctttgaagagatttcactatggactaTATACGGAACAAAATTAGTGAATCatactctaaaatgcatctatatacatccgtatgtggtccatagtggaatctctacaaagacttatatttaggaacggagggagtattaactactactactagtactgtAGTTCAGTTCTCAGCATGATTTGTGTTATTCATAAAGAAACATGATTCGTGCTGTGTAGGTTCTTGAACAAGGGGCTGTCCGATTTCAACCTGGCTCTGGACCTCGGCTTCTTGACCAAGGCTAGGAAGTACACCTTCTTCAAGCCAAAGTTCATCTTCTACGCCACGTACCTGTCCGAGAAGATCGGCTACTGGAGGTACATCACCATCTTCAGGCACCTCAAGGCCAACCCGGAGTACCAGGTGTACCCCATCTTCAAGTACTTCGAGAACTGGTGCCAGGACGAGAACCGGCACGGCGATTTCTTCTCCGCGCTGCTCAAGGCGCAGCCGCAGTTCCTCAATGACTGGAAGGCCAAGCTCTGGTCACGCTTCTTCTGCCTCTCGGTAAAGCAAGCTAATCCCTGCATTTTCTTCCATGGGAGTTTGCCATGTCCCTCTTTCTAACAGCTGCGTGCAATTGGATGACATTTCGCAGGTGTATATAACCATGTACCTGAATGACTGCCAACGTAGTGCCTTCTACGAAGGAATTGGTCTCAACACCAAAGAATTCGACATGCATGTCATCTATGAGGTAAAATGAAGTGGCTTTTCCTGTTTGTATACTCAATTATGACATGAATGACCTAGTTGCTTCATTGAGTGTTTTATTAGGCAGTTTCTGGAGAGCTGCTCAACATGACAATAATGACCTTTCGTACAATAAACATCACCCCTATGAAGCATTATACTCTAGTTTATTTACATGCTTACTATGACAATATTTGAGCTTCGACGTGAATCAAGACCTCTATTGATGATACTGTTGGTGCATATCTCTGCAGACCAACCGCACGACGGCGAGGATCTTCCCTGCTGTACCGGATGTTGAGAACCCTGAATTCAAGAGGAAGCTAGACAGGATGGTAGATATCAACCTGAAGATCATTTCTATAGGAGAGTCCAACGACATGCCCCTGGTGAAGAACCTGAAGAGGGTTCCTCTTATTGCCCAACTAGTGTCTGAGATCATCGCTGCGTACCTCATGCCCCCAATCGAGTCTGGCTCCGTTGATTTTGCCGAGTTTGAGCCCAAGCTTGTCTACTGAATTTGTAGAAAAAGGATCCATCTCTGCCTTTCTTTTCAGACATAATCATGCATCATGCTCCTGGAGAGTCTCTGAATGAGCACATGATCCATGGTTAATTAACAGGATCTACATCCTCCTGTGCTCATCTGTAAAGTATTAAAACTCGGCAAGTTTTTGCTTAGTCACATCAACATGTAAGTGGCGGTGAACTGCATCAGAGCATGTGTTCCGGTTTTGCTTCAGGTGGAGAAGCATATCTGAAGTTGTTATGTAACTTGTGTCGATACTTGATTAAATAGCAATATAGCATCCGATTTTGTAGACATGTTATGTATCACACATGGCATGTTGTTAGGTCAACAACGGCATTGACATTTTATTACCGTAAATGTATGCACAAAATTAAAGAGTAAAAAAAGAAATTAAAGAGTAAAATTCATGAAAGTGCATCTATTTGTACAAAATATCACAAAACGATGCCCTTAGGCAAAGTTTCAAGAAACTACATATGGCTTGGCAAAACATATGGAAAACTACACTTTTATGTGGAACTCTGTAACAAAATGTGACCTCTTTTTGTGCCACGATAGCATTTCCCTACATGGATGGAGTGTGGTTAACATTGTGAGTTGTTATGACCCAGGGGTGTCTTACCTTTCCAGAAGCCGGTCTCTATGGGCCGTTCTGGCCCCCTAGGTCGGTTACGCAATGGACCAATTAACCCGGCCATGGCCCCACGACTTATGGTCCCGGAAGGCTTGAAGTATAAGACAAGGTAACCGGCATCCGAATGACTCCTCTTAACCAACTTAAGTACAAGACAAGGCAACCGGCATCTGAATGACTCCTCTTAACCAACTTAGAACATGAAACACTAGACACTGGCACCCCATAAAAGCCGGGGCTAGGCTGGTCGCATAGACTTTTTCGTTTGGAAAAGGAGGATAAACCCCCAGCCTCTGCATCTAGACGATGCATGCGGCCATCTTAATAATTATTCATAGAGACCATACACAGTAATACAACAGTGAGCCTGAAGCCATCATCTAGGCAACACCTATTTCTACTCCTATCCCATTGATGAAGGTGTGTCGAATATCCGGACTAATACCAAACGGACATCGCACCAAaccctaacatctaaagccggatgCCCCAGCCCAGCCACACACCGGGACTGGGTCCCATACCGGACGGACGCACTCTCAGAGGTTGCCGCCACCATCTTCTACCGGTCCATCTCCAGAGCAGCAACTGACCCATCGACCTTGCCTGACCTGCCGttgacgccaccacgacgccagacaactCCACCATCCTGCATGAATCCGTCCACACGCGCCCGTCACCGAATCTCTGCAACACCATGCCATCGGGATCCGCCGTCGGCCTTGCGGTGGATGAGACATTGCTCTTCCGCTTGTCCCGTCCAACTAGcacttgctccaaaacgatgccctcAGGAGGGACAACGGCATCAAAGGTACCATCATCGTCCGATCTGGTAGatccagatctagggtttcccccagaGCATCACGAGTGGGGTGCCACGACCTGCAACAACAATGCCTCGAGAAGGGAACGACGTCATAGACGCCGCCATCGTCCGCCATGACCGAAGTCGGCGTGATTTTCACCGGAAGTCGCGTCCCCCAACCTCACAGCTGGCTGGAACCGAATGGAGCCTCGCCGTGGAGACGAGGGCCGCCGTCGGCACGCCGGCAGGGAGCCTCCAGCCGCCCCTCACCGGTCCTCCTCGCGCCACCGGCCGGCCAAGGCCATACCGAGACGGATCTAGACATGACGCCAGATCCACAGCCATCGGAGCCACCCATGTGCCCGTGGCCGCCACACCGCCAGCCATGTAGGTTCCCATCGCCGCCGCGCAGCAGGggtgcccccctgactgctaccTCCGGCCTCCCCGCGTGAGACGCCGCCTCCGCCTCAGCGGATCTGCCGCGGCGACCACCCGCTCTGGATCTGTGGTGCAGGGcccgccgccaccgcggcccttgctggcggcagcggcggctggGGATGGAGGAGCAGGGAGGGGCTGGCGGCGCAGGATCGAGGGCCCCTAGCGCCGCCCGAGGGGAGGCTAGTCGCATAGATACAACAACAAAACCATAGAGCCCCGATCAATCCCTCGATCTTTGTAACCCCTATACAACCAATATACACGagtaggagtagggtattacctcgtcTACCGAGAGCCTAAACATGGGTATAACTTTGTTCCTGTTACCATCTGGTCTATGCTTATGGCCGTATACCCTATCGGATCTGCCAAAAAATACTCTGAAAGTGACGTGCCATGTTGAGGTTGTGTGAGGTGAACCCAAATATCCGATGGTTTCTTCAATTGGTGTTAGCGTCATGACGCCGAGCCAGATCTTCGTGTTTGGATCAATGTCCTTCATCGCCGACTCAGGGGGGGGGCATCTTGAGCTTGTCGAGACCTACACACTAGGCTAGATTTTCCACTTCGAAAACCTTAGATTCATCGTCGATTCGCGCGATGAGCTCCTCCAGCGCTTGGTTCCTAGCCAGGCCAATGAGTGACTGGCGAACTTCATCAACCAACCCGCCACCCATGTCGTGGTCAATGTTCAAACCTTCCACAACATCTTGGAGGAGGAAGCCGGCAACATAGAGGAACTAGAGGACCTCGATGAGGAGATGGGCAACTGATACGTCTATTTTGCACCACTATTTATTATCATTTACTCCATATCAATGATGCTTTGCACATTATTGCTCAATTCTAATGTCTTATTACCTACAATTTGCATGTAATACACAGAGAAATTCTCATGAAAATACCAGACAACTAGAAAACAAGGGCAAAACAAAAACAAACGAAGAACTATTTTCCGAAGCTCAAAAAGGCTGAAATTTTTATTGAATTAGTTTCCAAAGACCGAAGGCCAGAGGGGAGCCATAGGGGGCTCACATGGCCCTGGACCTGTGGTGGGGACGCGCGGAGACCTTGGCCACTGCCTCTTGATGCCCTTTGGCATAAATTCACTTCTGACCTAAAAAGTTATGGGAGTTTTTCTGCCGGCGTTGTGAGGCTGAACCAAAGtagagcacttttgccctccggtgggcTGATCTGCCGGAGATCCATACCTCCGGGAGGGGGAATTCGaaaccatcatcatcaccaacactccAATCATCATTGGGATCATCATATCCATCAATATCTTCATCAACATTGTCATCTTCAACAACTCCCTTCACCCCATCATTCTGATCTATGAACTTTTATCTCAGATCATTTGCTGAGTATAATCtctagtgttgattactccttttAGTTGATGC
The Aegilops tauschii subsp. strangulata cultivar AL8/78 chromosome 3, Aet v6.0, whole genome shotgun sequence genome window above contains:
- the LOC109776579 gene encoding magnesium-protoporphyrin IX monomethyl ester [oxidative] cyclase, chloroplastic; its protein translation is MASAMELSLLNPAMHHHGIAAKTASHLPVLPARRGAVRFRVRAAAAAPPAPAAKPGSPKKRGKTEVNESLLTPRFYTTDFDEMEQLFNAEINKQLNQDEFDALLQEFKTDYNQTHFIRNPEFKEAADKMQGPLRQIFVEFLERSCTAEFSGFLLYKELGRRLKKTNPVVAEIFSLMSRDEARHAGFLNKGLSDFNLALDLGFLTKARKYTFFKPKFIFYATYLSEKIGYWRYITIFRHLKANPEYQVYPIFKYFENWCQDENRHGDFFSALLKAQPQFLNDWKAKLWSRFFCLSVYITMYLNDCQRSAFYEGIGLNTKEFDMHVIYETNRTTARIFPAVPDVENPEFKRKLDRMVDINLKIISIGESNDMPLVKNLKRVPLIAQLVSEIIAAYLMPPIESGSVDFAEFEPKLVY